The Paenalcaligenes faecalis genome has a window encoding:
- a CDS encoding mechanosensitive ion channel family protein: MDNAIQMGDWYVNDWLYQYLPEVWMQILAGLFVLIMAYALLHWASSLAMRFLVGRFLQTIGKQEWLNAIKNRRVIDHLSASIPLFITGTGLGMIPVEQKTLDVISRVVLTVSLLFLFRAISAILLVFQDVVDGRKQEQGRSIKGYLQLLRLVFWCLAVIVLIAVLLNKSPLLMISGLGALSAVLLLVFKDTLLSLVASAQMSTNDMLRIGDWIEMPQSGADGGVVDIALHTVKVQNWDNTVTTIPTYKLFSESYKNWRQMFESGGRRIKRSLRIDAASVRFLSDDEIEKLSHISLLKDYLSEKKEQLAEVNQSKEAVNRRRLTNLGTFRAYANEYIKHKEGIHTGMTMMVRMMEPTAEGIPMEVYCFTSDTSWVGFEGIQGDVFDHLIAILPEMSLRLYQTPSGSDFSGAFNPQNRPKSLLE, encoded by the coding sequence GGTCTTTTTGTTCTGATTATGGCCTATGCGTTATTGCATTGGGCATCTTCTTTGGCAATGCGTTTTTTAGTAGGTCGTTTTTTACAGACCATAGGTAAGCAAGAGTGGCTAAATGCAATTAAAAATCGTCGGGTGATAGATCACCTCAGTGCATCCATTCCATTGTTTATTACGGGAACGGGGCTGGGTATGATCCCCGTTGAGCAAAAAACGCTAGATGTCATATCCAGAGTGGTATTAACGGTTTCATTACTGTTTTTGTTTAGAGCAATTAGTGCCATTTTACTTGTGTTTCAGGATGTGGTTGATGGTCGTAAGCAAGAGCAAGGCCGCTCAATTAAGGGCTATTTGCAATTGCTACGCTTGGTGTTTTGGTGTTTAGCGGTCATTGTGTTGATCGCCGTGTTGCTGAATAAGTCGCCTTTGCTGATGATTTCGGGGTTAGGTGCCTTATCGGCAGTATTGTTATTGGTCTTTAAAGATACGTTGCTTTCTTTAGTAGCTAGTGCGCAAATGAGCACCAATGACATGTTGCGTATTGGTGACTGGATTGAGATGCCTCAGTCTGGAGCTGATGGTGGTGTGGTTGATATTGCTTTACATACGGTAAAAGTGCAAAACTGGGATAACACAGTAACGACTATTCCTACTTACAAGCTTTTTTCGGAGAGCTATAAAAACTGGCGTCAAATGTTTGAGTCCGGCGGTCGACGTATTAAACGCAGTTTACGGATTGATGCCGCTTCAGTGCGTTTTTTAAGTGATGATGAAATTGAAAAGCTCAGCCATATTTCGTTGCTTAAAGATTATTTGAGTGAAAAAAAGGAACAGTTAGCCGAGGTTAATCAAAGCAAAGAGGCTGTTAATCGTCGACGCTTAACGAATCTAGGTACGTTTAGAGCGTATGCAAATGAATACATTAAGCACAAAGAGGGAATTCATACTGGCATGACGATGATGGTTCGTATGATGGAGCCAACGGCAGAAGGGATCCCGATGGAGGTGTATTGTTTTACCAGCGATACTTCATGGGTGGGATTTGAGGGGATTCAAGGTGATGTGTTTGATCACTTGATCGCCATTTTGCCTGAAATGTCCCTAAGGCTGTATCAGACTCCATCTGGCTCTGATTTTTCTGGGGCATTTAATCCACAAAACAGACCTAAATCTCTCTTAGAGTAA
- a CDS encoding P-II family nitrogen regulator — protein MKQITAMIKPFKLDEVREALGELDVNGLTITEVKGFGRQKGHTELYRGAEYVVDFLPKIRIDIVVPATRCDEVIEAIMRAAQTGKIGDGKIFVTPVEQVIRIRTGETGLAAL, from the coding sequence ATGAAACAGATTACTGCCATGATTAAGCCCTTTAAGCTCGATGAGGTCCGAGAGGCCCTAGGAGAGCTTGATGTAAATGGGTTAACTATTACCGAAGTCAAAGGTTTTGGTAGACAAAAAGGACATACTGAACTGTATCGTGGTGCTGAATATGTGGTAGATTTTTTACCTAAAATTCGCATTGATATTGTGGTTCCTGCAACTCGTTGTGACGAGGTAATAGAGGCCATCATGCGAGCAGCACAAACGGGTAAAATCGGTGATGGTAAAATTTTTGTCACCCCAGTCGAACAGGTCATTCGAATACGCACAGGCGAAACGGGATTGGCTGCTTTATAG
- a CDS encoding MFS transporter translates to MSDHTFSGPGRRNAKLLSGLQALGGANPALVVALGGLVGQQLASNPEHATVPVSLFNLGMALGILPAAFFMRKMGRRNAYFLGSALGIAGGLTAYFGITSSSFLLFCLGTILAGFYSSYVQNYRFAAADSVAAPWRPKAISWVMLGGLVAAVVATQLILLTRDLWPTTPFAATFLGQAVLAALAIPLISLLRPDVIAQTPTSSTSPAGRPLLQIIKNPRFIIAVLTGMVSYSLMSFMMTASPLAMIGCGHSSRDSTLGVQWHILAMFGPSFFTSMLIQRFGKITVTLVGILLIGAASVTALNGLSVAHFWTSLILLGIGWNFSFIGATTLVTDCYRAEETGRVQAFNDFLIFGSVALSSFSSGRLLATQGWDGINTWTFPIVAIVSIALIGLKISDYRSIKKS, encoded by the coding sequence ATGAGCGATCACACTTTTTCGGGTCCAGGCCGCCGTAATGCAAAATTATTATCCGGCTTACAGGCCTTAGGCGGGGCGAACCCTGCCCTAGTGGTAGCATTAGGGGGGTTAGTCGGCCAGCAACTGGCGTCTAACCCTGAGCATGCCACAGTGCCTGTTAGTTTATTTAATCTGGGCATGGCGCTTGGCATTTTGCCAGCGGCGTTTTTTATGCGCAAAATGGGACGTCGTAATGCCTATTTTTTAGGCTCTGCCTTAGGGATAGCGGGGGGATTAACCGCCTATTTTGGAATTACCAGTAGCTCATTTTTACTTTTTTGCTTAGGTACTATTCTAGCCGGATTTTACTCATCATATGTGCAAAATTATCGCTTTGCTGCTGCAGACAGCGTAGCGGCCCCATGGAGGCCTAAGGCTATTTCGTGGGTAATGCTGGGTGGGCTTGTTGCAGCCGTCGTTGCGACGCAGTTAATTTTATTAACACGCGATTTATGGCCCACGACGCCGTTTGCAGCGACTTTCTTAGGCCAAGCTGTTTTAGCTGCCCTAGCAATACCTTTGATTAGCCTATTACGCCCAGACGTAATCGCCCAAACGCCTACCTCATCTACATCGCCTGCAGGGCGCCCTTTATTACAAATAATCAAAAACCCACGCTTTATCATTGCGGTGCTAACGGGAATGGTCTCATATAGTTTAATGAGTTTTATGATGACAGCCTCTCCGCTTGCTATGATTGGCTGCGGACATAGTTCCCGAGACTCTACACTAGGAGTGCAATGGCATATATTAGCTATGTTTGGCCCTAGCTTTTTTACCTCTATGCTGATTCAACGCTTTGGCAAAATCACTGTTACCTTAGTAGGTATTTTACTCATTGGCGCCGCCAGTGTAACGGCACTAAATGGCTTAAGTGTGGCCCACTTTTGGACTAGTTTGATTTTATTGGGAATAGGCTGGAACTTTAGTTTTATTGGCGCTACTACACTGGTTACGGATTGCTATAGAGCCGAAGAAACGGGTAGAGTTCAAGCCTTTAATGATTTCTTAATCTTTGGCTCTGTTGCCCTATCATCCTTTTCATCTGGTCGACTGTTAGCTACCCAAGGCTGGGATGGTATTAACACCTGGACCTTTCCTATTGTGGCTATTGTTAGCATCGCTCTCATTGGCTTAAAAATCAGCGATTATCGATCCATCAAAAAATCGTAA